One genomic window of Parus major isolate Abel chromosome 11, Parus_major1.1, whole genome shotgun sequence includes the following:
- the LOC107209754 gene encoding leukotriene B4 receptor 1-like — protein sequence MSEAEESSGSSTWNIVRPVVCIILGLSFIIGTPGNCIVIWTVCTKMKKVSLSVLLILNLAIADVLVLITLPIWIYSFADSWVFGVIFCKVLVFIIYCSMYASIFLITALSLERLLAVFYPFTIQTYRRKEKISLILFLVWFLSIAFGISVIPFQETEETNGQLLCTCRNYSSNRQKVSYLLLETLAGFAIPFLIICTCYVCVARRISRMTYQSKQRSERLIASIVVAFILCWFPHHLFNILDVISIEIELSNEEMSLALEEIVDKGVYISGALVFISSCINPLLYAFAARRFQNHLRFAKISKLFEQISQTVTEEDKKRSLAVTKHEEPLGGTENL from the coding sequence ATGAGTGAAGCTGAGGAAAGCAGTGGCAGCTCAACATGGAATATTGTGAGGCCAGTAGTCTGCATAATACTGGGCTTGTCATTTATAATTGGCACCCCTGGAAACTGCATAGTCATCTGGACTGTTTgtacaaaaatgaagaaagtatCTCTTTCAGTCCTGCTGATCTTGAACCTGGCCATTGCTGATGTCCTTGTACTGATCACTTTACCAATTTGGATTTACTCTTTTGCTGACTCATGGGTTTTTGGAGTAATTTTCTGCAAAGTGctggttttcattatttactGCAGTATGTATGCCAGTATATTTCTGATTACAGCACTTAGCTTGGAGCGGCTACTGGCTGTGTTTTATCCTTTCACAATTCAAacatacagaagaaaagaaaaaatttctttgattttgttcCTCGTTTGGTTCCTGTCTATTGCCTTTGGCATTTCTGTCATCCCGTTTCAAGAGACAGAAGAAACGAACGGTCAACTTCTATGCACGTGTCGCAACTACTCTTCTAATAGACAGAAAGTGTCGTATCTTCTGCTGGAGACCCTTGCAGGTTTTGCAATCCCTTTCTTAATTATTTGCACTTGTTATGTGTGTGTTGCAAGAAGGATAAGCAGAATGACTTACCAATCCAAGCAGCGATCGGAACGTCTCATTGCCAGTATTGTGGTGGCTTTCATTCTGTGCTGGTTCCCTCACCATCTCTTTAACATTCTGGATGTTATTTCAATTGAAATAGAGCTCTCTAATGAGGAGATGTCTTTGGCACTGGAAGAAATCGTAGACAAAGGAGTGTACATCTCTGGAGCACTTGTATTCATCAGTAGCTGTATTAACCCTCTGCTTTATGCTTTTGCTGCACGAAGATTTCAGAACCACCTGAGGTTTGCCAAGATATCAAAACTGTTTGAACAGATCAGTCAGACTGTAACAGaggaagacaagaaaagaaGTCTGGCTGTAACCAAACATGAAGAACCTCTAGGAGGCACAGAAAATCTCTAA